ACAAGTATGGTTACGCTGGACCCCTTGACCCTAATACGAACGACCCTGTGGGTTCTACCAAAGAGCTGATCCTTTCAGCAGAACTAAACTATCCTCTTTACAAAAACGTACTCTACGGTGCCATCTTCTATGACACTGGTTTGGGAGCGAACAACCTCAAGGACTTCAAACTTCAGAACTTTAGAAGTGGCTTTGGTGCAGGCATAAGGTTCATAACACCCTTTGCCCCTATAAAGCTTGATCTGGCTTTCAAAACAAAGAAGGTACCAGGAGACACATCCAGGTCTAAGATTCACTTTGTGTTAGGATTTTTCTTCTGATGGTGCCAAGAGCGTTAACCATAGCGGGTTCTGACAGTTCTGGTGGTGCGGGTATACAGGCAGACCTTAAAACCTTTACCGTGCTGGGTGTGTATGGTATGACGGCCATAACCTCCATAACAGTGCAGAATACTGTAGGAGTGTACCGCGTGGTAGACCTCCCTCCGGAGGTAGTCTACGAGCAGATAAGGGTAGTATGTGAAGACATAGGTGTTGACTCGGCAAAGACAGGCATGCTCTCCAACGCTCATACAGTAAAGGCGGTGGCCAGGGCAGTGAGAGATTTCAAAATAGAGAAGCTCGTAGTAGACCCAGTCATGAGGGCCAAATCAGGAGACCCACTTTTAAGGCTCCACGACAGGCATACCCTTATAGAGGAAATAGTCCCGCTGGCCTACATCATAACACCCAACATACCAGAGGCCCAGGAGCTTTGCGGCTTTGAGATAAAGAACGTGGAAGACATGAAAGAAGCCTGCATAAGTATACATTCTTTAGGTGCCAGGAATGTTCTTCTCAAAGGTGGGCACATAGAAGGCTCTGTAGTGGTGGATGTACTCTACGACGGGAAGGAGTTTACCATGATAGAAAGGCCACGCATAAACACCAAGAATACCCATGGAACTGGCTGTACTCTCTCGGCAGCCATATGCGCTTTCCTAGCAAAGGGGCTACCCTTAAAGGAGGCTGTTTTAAAGGCAAGGGACTACCTACAGGGAGCTGTGGAGAACTCCTTAAACCTAGGGAAGGGCCATGGACCCCTAAACCATATGTGGACGCTTCGGACCTTAACGTAACCTTAACAAAAACCAAGTAGCATTATCATAGCAATACTTTTACAAGGAGGTAACCAGATGAAGAAGGCGATAGCTCTCCTGACGCTAGTGGGTTCTGTGGCTATGGCTGTAGAGATAACCGGTGCAGGTTCAACTTTTGTATATCCCATACTATCAAGGTGGGCTTATGAATACGGAAAGGCCACAGGCAACAAAGTAAACTACCAGTCCATAGGTTCTGGTGGTGGTATTAGACAGATCATAAACAGGACCGTGGACTTTGGAGCATCGGATGCACCCCTTGAGCCCGAAGAGCTAAAAAAGCATAATCTCTTACAGTTCCCCATAGTAATAGGTGGAGTTGTGCTGACGTACAACATACCCGGGGTGAGAGTGCCCATAAACCTGGATGGACAGACAGTATGCCACATGTATCTGGGCGAGATAAAAAGCTGGAACGATCCATCCATACAGAAGCTTAACCCCAACGTAAAACTTCCCAACGTCCCTATAGTGGTAGTACATAGGTCCGATGGATCTGGAACTACTTGGATATTCACAAACTGGCTCTCCAAGGTGTGCCCCGAGTGGAAGGGAAAGGTAGGTTATGGAACATCTGTGAACTGGCCTGCAGGTATAGGAGCTAAAGGTAGCGAGGGTGTTGCTAACTATACAAGAAGAACTACCGGTGCTATAGGGTATGTAGAGTACATATACGCAAAGCAGAATAACTTACCCATGGCTAGGGTAAAAAACAGGGCTGGTATGTTTGTAGAACCTTCCATAAAGACCTTCCAAGCTGCAGCAGCAAACGCCTCTTGGAAGAAGGAACAGCATTTTTACGAAATCCTTACAGACCAACCTGGTAAGGATTCCTACCCCATAGCTGGTGCTACCTTTATACTCTTGGCTAAGGACCAACCCGAGAGGTCAAAGAAGGCGGTACAATTCTTCAAATGGATCTACGATCATGGAGATAGGATGGCAGAAAGTTTGAACTACATACCCATGCCTCAAAAAGTTAAGAAGCTTATAGAAGATTACTGGAAGGAGAATGGGGTGTTCTAAACATGAACAAACTGTTGAACGCTGTATTCGGCTACAAGCTTAAATTCTGGGCCCTCTTTGTGGGCCTTCTTTTTCCTATAGCAATGTCCTTGGTACTTCTGCATGAATCTAGATTGGCCATAGAGAAGTTTGGCTTTTTGAATTTCTTAACAAACACCAAGTGGGATCCTGTGGCCGAAGAGTTTGGCGGTGCTACCATGATAGTGGGCACCCTAATAAGCACCTTAATAGCCATATTTCTTGCCACACCTGTAGCCATAGGCATAGCCATATTTTTAACGGAGTTAGCTCCTAGAAAGCTTGCAGGAATCCTGTCAACCCTTACAGAGCTCCTTGCGGCCATTCCTTCCATTATTTACGGTATGTGGGGTTTCTTTGTACTCGCACCTCTCATGAGTCAAAAGGTAGAACCTTTCCTTCAGAGGATTTTTGGAAATATACCCATCATAGGACAGCTTTTCTCGGGGTATCCCACAGGTTTGGACGTACTCACCACGAGCCTCGTTCTATCCATAATGATCATGCCCTTTACCACATCTGTCGTAAGGGAAGCTTTTATGTTAGTGCCAGACGTAATGAAAGAATCTGCTTATGGTTTGGGCGCCACCAAGTGGGAAACCATAAGGCATGTAGTTATTCCGTACACAACATCGGGTATAGTGGGTGGTGTTATACTATCTACTGGTAGGGCTTTGGGTGAGACTATGGCGGTCACCTTCTTGGCCGGTAACGTACCTCAGATACCTAAATCTCTCTTTGACAGTTTTACAACCGTTACTGTAACCCTTGCCAACCAGTTTACAGAAGCAGACACAGACCTCTATCTTTCTTCCCTATACTACCTTGCGCTCGTTCTGTTCGCTATATCCTTTTCCACCTTGATACTTTCTAAAGTCCTCTATATGAGGATAGGTAAGAGATAAGGTAGAAGGATGAAAAGAAGAAAGCTCAAGAACGCTTTCATGCTGTTTTTGTTCACACTTATGGCAGCTTACGGTCTATTTTGGCTCTTTTGGATCCTTGGGTCTGTTTTTATGGAAGGTGTAAGTTACCTAACTCCTTCTCTGATACTGGAAGACCCTACTCCGCCTGGTGTAGAGGGTGGTGGGTTAAGACCTGCCTTTGTGGGCCACTTCATCATAACCTCCATAGCAACCCTTATAGGCATCCCTATAGGTATAATGGCCGGTATATACTTTGCCGAGTACAGGGAAGATAAGCTCGTCGAAATACTCAGAAACGTAACAGAGCTAATGGTAAGTACACCATCTATAGTGATGGGAGCTGTTGTGTATGCCTTCTTAGTGAAACCTTTACACCACTTTAACGCCCTTGCTGGCAGCGTCTC
The DNA window shown above is from Thermocrinis minervae and carries:
- the pstS gene encoding phosphate ABC transporter substrate-binding protein PstS — encoded protein: MKKAIALLTLVGSVAMAVEITGAGSTFVYPILSRWAYEYGKATGNKVNYQSIGSGGGIRQIINRTVDFGASDAPLEPEELKKHNLLQFPIVIGGVVLTYNIPGVRVPINLDGQTVCHMYLGEIKSWNDPSIQKLNPNVKLPNVPIVVVHRSDGSGTTWIFTNWLSKVCPEWKGKVGYGTSVNWPAGIGAKGSEGVANYTRRTTGAIGYVEYIYAKQNNLPMARVKNRAGMFVEPSIKTFQAAAANASWKKEQHFYEILTDQPGKDSYPIAGATFILLAKDQPERSKKAVQFFKWIYDHGDRMAESLNYIPMPQKVKKLIEDYWKENGVF
- the pstC gene encoding phosphate ABC transporter permease subunit PstC, yielding MNKLLNAVFGYKLKFWALFVGLLFPIAMSLVLLHESRLAIEKFGFLNFLTNTKWDPVAEEFGGATMIVGTLISTLIAIFLATPVAIGIAIFLTELAPRKLAGILSTLTELLAAIPSIIYGMWGFFVLAPLMSQKVEPFLQRIFGNIPIIGQLFSGYPTGLDVLTTSLVLSIMIMPFTTSVVREAFMLVPDVMKESAYGLGATKWETIRHVVIPYTTSGIVGGVILSTGRALGETMAVTFLAGNVPQIPKSLFDSFTTVTVTLANQFTEADTDLYLSSLYYLALVLFAISFSTLILSKVLYMRIGKR
- the thiD gene encoding bifunctional hydroxymethylpyrimidine kinase/phosphomethylpyrimidine kinase, with protein sequence MVPRALTIAGSDSSGGAGIQADLKTFTVLGVYGMTAITSITVQNTVGVYRVVDLPPEVVYEQIRVVCEDIGVDSAKTGMLSNAHTVKAVARAVRDFKIEKLVVDPVMRAKSGDPLLRLHDRHTLIEEIVPLAYIITPNIPEAQELCGFEIKNVEDMKEACISIHSLGARNVLLKGGHIEGSVVVDVLYDGKEFTMIERPRINTKNTHGTGCTLSAAICAFLAKGLPLKEAVLKARDYLQGAVENSLNLGKGHGPLNHMWTLRTLT